DNA sequence from the Teretinema zuelzerae genome:
ATGTCTGCGTCGCACCATTTGGCGACCGCATGCTGAGTCATCGTTTTACCGGTGCCGAACCCGCCGGGAATTGCGGCGGTTCCTCCCTTGGAAAGAGGAAAAAATACGTCGATGACTCTCTGTCCGGTAATCAACGGCTCCGATACTGAAAGCTTATCTGAAAACGGCCTGGGTTTTCTCACCGGCCAGTAATGCGCAAGGTAAATATCCTCGTCGAGCTCGGTCCTGGCGATCGGCTCTTCGATCGTGTACTCGCCTTCGCCGGCGAACCATGCGATGCTTCTGCCCCTGATCGACGGGGGAACCATGATGCGGTGGACTACGGAGTTGGTTTCCTGAACGGTTCCGAGAATGAAGCCCGGTTTAATCGGAGATCCGGAGGAAAGTCCTGCTGCGGGAACAAAACGCCATTTTTTCAGGGTATCGAGCGGCTCGCTTCTGACTCCGGGCTTCAGAAAAGCTTCAGAACCCGCGAACAGGGTTTCAAGCGGACGCTGGATGCCGTCGTAGATGGTGCCGAGAAGACCGGGGCCCAGGCGGACGGAAAGCGGACGGCGACGGCAGAGAACCTTCTCGCCGACCCGCATGCCGGTATCGTCTTCGTATACCTGGAGAGTGGCTATCCCGTCCTTCAGCCTGATGATTTCGCCGATCAGGGCGCCTTCGCCCACGTCGACGACGTCGTACAAGCCGCACGAGCCGAGGCCTTCCGCGTATACGATGGGACCGGAGATTCGGGTAACCGATCCTTGAACTATGTCTGAACTCATGAAGGAATCCTCCCGCCGAGCAGGGCTTCGGCGAGCTCCTGCCTCTTGTTCGTCAGCAAGTCGGCTAAAAGCTCCTCCCGGGTTGCCCGGCACAGTATCGATTTATTTTCAGTTTCGACGAGTATTCCTTCGGAAAACTCAAAAGAGCTTTTAGCGTTTCCGGAGGCGGGGACGCAGTCCGGACAGGAAGACTCGGGCAGGGCACGGGAGATAAGGCTTCTCACATCCGTTTCCCGGGAACCCTTGTAGTACGCGCGAACGGTTTCTCCCCTGAGCACGGTTTGAAAACCTGAAAGCATGCGGCCGTAGAGGGAAAAACGCTTTTCGGACCCGAGTTCGTCAAGCCATCGTTCCAGGGATTCGCCGACCGACGAATCAACAAAGGATACGCGTCTGCGCTGCTTTTCCAGGGGAACGGCGGATTCCGCGTCCCGGATGTATGAATCGAGCAATCGAGCGTATTCGGCCTTTTTTTCAAGACCGACCGTCTCTATGCGTTTGCGCGTATCGGAGAGGATCTGATCGCATTCGGCCTCGCTCGTCTTCAGGATTTTCTCCGCCTTGCGGCGGGCGTCTTCCTGAATTTCCCGATCCAATATCTCTGTAGAACGTAATTCTTCCATAATTAAACCTGTTTCCCTTACACGTGAATTCCGATTGCTTCCCGGATTGAATCCGTCAGCGTTTTTCGGCCGCTCAAATGTCCATGCAATCCCGGAATTTCCACGATGAGCGGATAATCGGCGCCCATTTGCCAGTCCCGAACTTCTTCATCGAGCATGGATGAGACTTCTTCGGTCAAAATGAGGATTTTCGCGCGTTCAGATTCGGAGGGGGTTCCTCCGGCTAGCAAAGTTCCCCGGCCGGTGGCCCGATAGAACGCGTCTAACGCCTCCTCGCGCGTCCTCGCGACCGCGCCGTGAATGCCGACCAGGGAGAAGCCTAGAACGAGTTCCCGTTCGCCGATGACAAAGTATTGCAAAAGCTACGCTCCGGAATCAGAGAAGAATAATAAGAAGGGCAACGAGAAAGCCCCACAGGCAGATGCCTTCGGCGAGACCGACGAAGGGAAGAGCCTTTCCCGACAACTCGGGGTTTTCGCTCATGGCGCCCATTGCAGCCGCACCGATGCGTCCTACGGCCATGCCTCCTGCGATGCAGGCGATGCCGACAGCAACGGCCGCCGCAAGATATTTAAAGGCCGCGACCGAAGATGCCGCCGCGGCGGGAGCAGCCGCTTCAGAGGCGGCGAGGGTTGCGGCGGCGCATACGCCGAGAATAACTACGGATGCAAAAGTTTTGCGATTCATAAAAAACTCCTTGTTTCGGATCAATCTGTATATTTGAACCGGAAAGGCTTGAATTCCCTTCCCGTTTCTGTAAAAAATTTAGAGAAAAACTCGTAGTACTGCAGCCTGATCACCTGGATGGCGACGATAAGACCTTCAAGAATGATTATAATCGCATTTCCGAAAATGCCTATCGCGATGCCCCCGGCGGAAAGAGAGCCGCCCACCAGATCGGACATTGTAAAGATGATAAAGCTGAGGACCGCATGAGAAAGGGCGAACGCGCCGACGCGCAGGAAGCTGACAGAATTGGAAATATAGGTTGAAACGACTTCCAGTATTTCGACGATTCCTTCGATCACGGCCGAGAAAAGTCCGTTCTCGAACACAGGCCGATGCCCCTCGAAAAGCCTGGTGAAAGGCTCGGCGAAAAAGATGCCTATGAGGGGAATTGCGATGCCGACGATATCGAACCATGAAAATCCGACGCCGCCGAGAAGAACGCGGATAACGAAGGAAGCTACGTACCAGAAGAAGAAGGCGCCGCACACGCCCGTCTTGCTGAACACGGCGTGGGCCGGCTTGCCGAGCGAAAACTGGTTCACGATGTTGATTATCAAGCCCACGGAATTGATGATGAAGCCGACGGCCACGGTGAACCCGAAAAACACGATCAGTTTACCCAACGAATCCTTCGACGGCATCATATGAAGAATGTGATCGCGCGGTTCTCCGAATAATCCGGTGACGAACCGGCTGAACGGGCGGAGCACCTCGGAATTTGCGAAAAACTCTCCCGTAAGAAGCCCCATAACCATGCTGGAGCAGCCGATCGCGACGAAAATCGGCCCGAAGTTGTTCCAGTTTTTAAGGACCTTCGCTTTTTTGGAAATCATGAGAAGTCCGATCAAAAAGAATACCAACCCCTGCCCTACGTCTCCGAACATGATTCCGAAAAGCAGGGTGAAGAAAAAAGCGACGACGGGAGTCGGATCGACCGTACCGTACAGAGGCGCGCCGTAGCTGAAAATCATGCGCTCAAAGCTTTTCACGAAAGCGTTATGCCGGTACTGCACCGGAACCTTTTCATGACCGTTCTTCACGGACGGAACTTCGCCGGGTTCGTAGGTGCGTATAGCGATTCTGCCTTCCGTGAGGTTGTCGAGATCGCGCATCACCTGAGAGCAATCGGAGGCTGCGATCCAGCCCATAATACGATATACCAGCTGCGTGGCTTCGAGGCTCTCCCTGATGCGGGAAACCTGCGCTCCCAAAGAAAAGGACTCAAGAAGCCTTCTCAACTGTTCCGCGTGGGCATCGGCATAGCGATCTCGTTGAGCGGATAGATCGGCAAGCTCGCGATCGGCCTCCTCCGACTGTTTTTGCAGTCCTTCGAGCACGTCGTCGGGCACGCCTTTGAAATCTTTCGGCACTTCCAGGGCGATGAAGCCGAACTTTTTGAGTTCGCTGTCGAGCGCGAATCTGCCTTTCTTCGAAGCGGCGGCCAGAATCCGCGAATTATCCGCGCCGAGGGACACGATGACGGCTCTGTCGCCTACGGAAAACCGGAGTTCTTCGAAAATAGATGGATCGATTTTTCCGATCCTCATCGATAAAAAGGTAAGATGTTCGAGTTCCGAGTACGCAACCTTCAGGTTCGCAAAGGCTTTAGCCTCGTCCCAGGCCGAACGTATGCGCTTCTGCCGGTCGCCGGCTTCGTTTTCTCTTCGGCGCATATCTTCCACCGCCGCGAGGATGTCCTGAGCCGACGCGTAATCTGAATCCCCGGGAAGCGAGGAATCATCGCTCCAGGAAGATACGTCGGGGAGCTTGAGAAATGAACGGCATGACTGAAGTTGATCGAACATGGCGCGATGAGGGTTATGAGCCGAATCTGCCGGGAGTTCGGTCTCGTTTTGAATCTGGAAGTTGGCGGTCTTCCCCAGATATTCCAATACGCGGTCGATATCCTGGCGGAGAATCATCAACTCTATGAGTTTCATCTTTGTGGTTTTAAACATTTCGACCGCCTCCCATAAACTCTTTCATTTGTTCTTCAGTTGCGCCGAGCCGCAATCCTTCGGCTGCGACGCGAATCATCTGTTCTTCCAATTGCT
Encoded proteins:
- a CDS encoding ATP synthase subunit C, which gives rise to MNRKTFASVVILGVCAAATLAASEAAAPAAAASSVAAFKYLAAAVAVGIACIAGGMAVGRIGAAAMGAMSENPELSGKALPFVGLAEGICLWGFLVALLIILL
- a CDS encoding V-type ATP synthase subunit I, with the translated sequence MFKTTKMKLIELMILRQDIDRVLEYLGKTANFQIQNETELPADSAHNPHRAMFDQLQSCRSFLKLPDVSSWSDDSSLPGDSDYASAQDILAAVEDMRRRENEAGDRQKRIRSAWDEAKAFANLKVAYSELEHLTFLSMRIGKIDPSIFEELRFSVGDRAVIVSLGADNSRILAAASKKGRFALDSELKKFGFIALEVPKDFKGVPDDVLEGLQKQSEEADRELADLSAQRDRYADAHAEQLRRLLESFSLGAQVSRIRESLEATQLVYRIMGWIAASDCSQVMRDLDNLTEGRIAIRTYEPGEVPSVKNGHEKVPVQYRHNAFVKSFERMIFSYGAPLYGTVDPTPVVAFFFTLLFGIMFGDVGQGLVFFLIGLLMISKKAKVLKNWNNFGPIFVAIGCSSMVMGLLTGEFFANSEVLRPFSRFVTGLFGEPRDHILHMMPSKDSLGKLIVFFGFTVAVGFIINSVGLIINIVNQFSLGKPAHAVFSKTGVCGAFFFWYVASFVIRVLLGGVGFSWFDIVGIAIPLIGIFFAEPFTRLFEGHRPVFENGLFSAVIEGIVEILEVVSTYISNSVSFLRVGAFALSHAVLSFIIFTMSDLVGGSLSAGGIAIGIFGNAIIIILEGLIVAIQVIRLQYYEFFSKFFTETGREFKPFRFKYTD
- a CDS encoding V-type ATP synthase subunit F: MQYFVIGERELVLGFSLVGIHGAVARTREEALDAFYRATGRGTLLAGGTPSESERAKILILTEEVSSMLDEEVRDWQMGADYPLIVEIPGLHGHLSGRKTLTDSIREAIGIHV